A stretch of the Argentina anserina chromosome 6, drPotAnse1.1, whole genome shotgun sequence genome encodes the following:
- the LOC126797469 gene encoding uncharacterized protein LOC126797469 — protein sequence MKACNKVPSDVKNEYQLAIKDFKDLKFKRCAILREIGEGIGGGSDSIDSPLEECGSSAAQPKIKGPLDSFVSSQPRQIVLNEAYKKELRKEVCRMVGHFVFSRVLPFNTVNDPFWLAMVEGIAKYGVGFKPPSMHELRTWILREEVEDIDKYLLEHKKAWEKYGCSIMSDGWTDGKGRVLLNFLVNNPAGTFFLKSIDASGSVKNGSLMLKYLDEVVREVGEENVVQIITDNASNYKNAGLRLMQRRLKLWWTSCAAHCIDLMLEDISKLIIFEKTFASARKVVKFLYCHTWVLSLMREFTNNSEIIRSAVTRFATSFLTLQSIYNQKQPLQMMFNSKKWIDGPFVKSHEGIGARAIVLFEKNFWSDVAFCVKGVMPLVCVLREVDSEIRPAMGYIYELMDAAKEKIAFGLKKNPRHYQPIWNKIDARWTPQLHQPLHAAGYFLNPQLHYEDNFSIVLEVKK from the coding sequence ATGAAAGCTTGTAATAAAGTCCCTTCTGATGTGAAGAATGAGTATCAATTAGCTATAAAAGACTTTAAGGATTTGAAATTTAAGAGATGTGCTATACTCCGTGAGATTGGGGAAGGAATTGGTGGTGGAAGTGATAGTATAGATTCTCCATTAGAAGAATGTGGGAGTAGTGCTGCTCAACCAAAAATCAAAGGACCACTTGATAGTTTTGTGTCTTCTCAACCTAGGCAAATCGTATTGAATGAAGCTTACAAAAAAGAGTTAAGAAAAGAAGTTTGTCGGATGGTTGGGCATTTTGTGTTTTCTAGGGTGCTTCCTTTTAATACGGTTAATGATCCATTTTGGTTAGCTATGGTAGAGGGAATTGCCAAGTATGGTGTAGGGTTCAAGCCTCCTTCTATGCATGAATTAAGGACTTGGATTCTTAGGGAAGAAGTTGAAGATATTGATAAGTATTTGTTAGAGCATAAGAAAGCTTGGGAGAAGTATGGGTGTTCTATCATGTCGGATGGTTGGACCGATGGAAAGGGTAGAGTActtcttaattttcttgtgaaTAATCCGGCGGGTACTTTCTTTTTGAAGTCCATTGATGCATCCGGTAGTGTAAAAAATGGTAGTTTAATGCTAAAGTATTTAGATGAAGTGGTTAGAGAAGTTGGGGAAGAGAATGTAGTTCAAATAATCACCGATAATGcatcaaattataaaaatgcgGGCCTTAGACTTATGCAAAGGAGGTTGAAGTTGTGGTGGACTTCATGTGCAGCACATTGTATTGATCTTATGCTTGAAGATATTAGCAAGCTAATCATCTTTGAGAAGACCTTTGCAAGTGCTAGGAAAGTGGTGAAGTTTCTCTATTGTCACACTTGGGTCCTTTCTCTCATGAGGGAATTCACAAACAACAGTGAGATCATTCGTTCGGCGGTAACTCGTTTTGCAACTTCCTTTCTCACCCTTCAAAGTATCTATAACCAAAAACAACCTCTTCAAATGATGTTTAACAGCAAGAAGTGGATTGATGGTCCTTTTGTAAAAAGTCATGAAGGCATAGGGGCTCGTGCAATTGTTCTATTTGAAAAAAACTTTTGGAGTGATGTTGCATTTTGTGTGAAGGGTGTGATGCCATTAGTGTGTGTTTTGAGGGAGGTTGATTCGGAGATAAGACCTGCTATGGGCTACATATATGAATTAATGGATGCCGCAAAGGAGAAGATTGCATTTGGATTGAAGAAGAACCCTAGACATTATCAACCAATTTGGAACAAAATTGATGCAAGGTGGACTCCTCAACTACATCAACCTTTGCATGCTGCCGGATATTTTCTAAACCCTCAACTACATTATGAAGACAACTTCTCAATTGTTTTAGAAGTCAAGAAATGA
- the LOC126797470 gene encoding F-box protein At5g07610-like — protein sequence MMQTLKRCSTTGSLGESILDYEDILTEILVRVPALALVRCKCVSKRWLSFLSNPKFCHLHTLRNPRPPISGFFSELSKRFYFVPLDIDHDRPTSPTNCRNQTLTGSARSHLPTCNPLNFVLHPCGIQIMQSCNGLFLCRIQPLDDTANRLVYYVLNPTTNKFSPLTPPAAAAAASTGDPRVFGYALAFDPSKSPHYKVVFLWFVEEPVAEGIWWPYYHIEVYSSETRSWRLLDSSFETQSQVDYRLGVYCNGAVHWLGMDCEMSYYHIDEERVGFVDGFPSYGANFHSTMCTYVRESHAGGRLHLIDIKLQSPTQFTVFEMGKDYSGWFSKYNVDLDPLCTAYPHILQYRCAILSLAPDENDEDEESSYLLMLHTPGTVISYNLKNNTFKSTDLIPKVPVDDSYCRVGYENYRYVESLAVV from the coding sequence ATGATGCAAACACTAAAACGTTGCAGCACCACCGGAAGCTTAGGAGAAAGCATATTAGACTATGAAGATATCCTTACGGAAATCCTTGTGCGTGTACCAGCTCTTGCACTGGTCCGCTGCAAATGCGTCTCAAAGCGCTGGCTCTCTTTTCTTTCCAACCCCAAGTTCTGTCATCTCCACACCCTTAGGAATCCACGCCCGCCCATCTCCGGCTTCTTTTCTGAACTATCCAAAAGGTTCTATTTTGTCCCTCTTGACATTGATCATGATCGTCCGACTAGTCCTACCAACTGCCGGAACCAAACTCTAACCGGGTCTGCAAGGTCACATCTACCCACCTGCAATCCTCTGAATTTTGTTCTCCACCCATGTGGCATTCAGATTATGCAGTCATGCAATGGCCTCTTCTTGTGCCGTATCCAACCTCTGGACGATACGGCTAATAGACTTGTTTATTATGTTCTCAATCCCACAACCAACAAGTTCTCCCCTCTTACTCCTccagctgctgctgctgctgcctcTACTGGTGATCCCCGAGTTTTCGGCTACGCTTTGGCTTTTGACCCTTCCAAATCACCCCATTACAAAGTAGTCTTCCTTTGGTTTGTCGAAGAACCAGTTGCAGAAGGCATCTGGTGGCCGTACTATCACATTGAGGTATATTCTTCTGAGACTCGTAGTTGGAGACTTCTGGATTCTTCTTTCGAGACTCAAAGTCAAGTCGACTACAGACTTGGCGTATACTGCAACGGTGCAGTTCATTGGTTAGGCATGGATTGTGAGATGTCATACTATCACATAGATGAAGAGCGTGTTGGATTCGTTGATGGTTTCCCGAGCTACGGAGCCAATTTCCATTCCACCATGTGTACATATGTTAGGGAGTCTCATGCTGGTGGCCGTTTGCATCTTATTGATATTAAATTACAAAGTCCTACTCAATTTACAGTCTTCGAGATGGGGAAAGACTACTCTGGCTGGTTTTCCAAGTACAATGTTGATCTTGATCCCTTATGCACGGCTTACCCGCACATCCTACAATATCGTTGTGCTATTCTCTCTCTTGCTCCAGACGAAAATGACGAAGATGAGGAAAGTTCATATCTGTTGATGCTGCATACACCTGGTACAGTCATCTCTTATAATCTTAAGAATAACACCTTCAAATCCACCGACTTAATTCCCAAGGTCCCGGTTGATGATTCTTATTGCCGAGTTGGCTATGAAAATTATCGATATGTTGAGAGTTTGGCTGTTGTGTAA